A region from the bacterium genome encodes:
- the pglZ gene encoding BREX-1 system phosphatase PglZ type B, with translation MSVLTSHTTLLEAVRKSLEQAGRSAPGDAVAPAALLWCDPEGEWTACASLLFPYLPQLYILGKYDPEKRTGPAIWLRCVVDRTLEDSSLPADQTPILYLPGVSRQTLRAGEACPDALKPLVELQYRGAVWMQRNGRDWSVEAFMVSEEGLGLELSRDRQTRQAMLGALEHLAITPLSRLAGKKLEAEDFDKLMVLDTPRDLLTWLEQPQKIRESWDASRWTAFCSRCRVDYGFDPEKEGALAAAEKLGLQAEESWRGVWQRVKEAPGLYSNLYTQLRRAKPAGQLLFDKEPWPDENEKEENSLRQALLAMSSLNEEQTRQQITSLEEQHSIRRSWIWAQLGEANLALTLHHLVLLSRETATVIGGATPDEMARGYMESGQSADRAVWQAMTAVTSGEDRKAVAAAIRALYLPWLEKCAAHFQKVVQSHPLPFAAPAVTSEKSCWLFCDGLRFDLALRLQELLQGRDCTVALTSRWSALPTVTATAKPAVSPVAAALIGKGMDEEFNPVFTASGQALNHERFKKALTEQGIQFLENGETGEPGSASSAWTEWGQFDRLGHDLGAVMAHHIEEQLALLAGRIQELLRAGWERIHLVTDHGWLLVPGGFPKVDLPKYLVASRWARCAAVRESAHVEMPTAPWHWNNNEHFAYAPDIHCFGKGHEYAHGGISLQECLIPEMTIQGVCSSAPKTVAIRSVQWTGMRCRVQIDPVQDVQADLRTKPNDPASSITTAKEFDPQGSVALLVPDDNLDGTVVSLVISDQAGVLLAKQITTVGGKE, from the coding sequence ATGTCTGTCCTGACATCCCACACCACCCTGCTCGAGGCCGTGCGCAAGTCGCTGGAACAGGCCGGTCGCTCTGCGCCCGGCGACGCTGTCGCCCCGGCCGCTCTGCTCTGGTGCGATCCGGAGGGCGAATGGACGGCTTGTGCCTCCCTGCTTTTTCCCTATCTGCCCCAGCTCTATATCCTGGGCAAGTATGACCCGGAAAAGCGCACCGGTCCCGCTATCTGGCTGCGCTGCGTTGTGGATCGCACGCTGGAGGACTCGAGTCTGCCGGCTGACCAGACGCCGATCCTCTACCTGCCTGGGGTCAGCCGCCAGACCCTGCGCGCCGGCGAAGCGTGTCCCGATGCACTCAAACCCCTGGTGGAGCTGCAGTATCGCGGCGCGGTCTGGATGCAGCGCAACGGCCGCGACTGGTCCGTGGAGGCCTTTATGGTCTCCGAAGAGGGCCTGGGCCTCGAACTCAGCCGCGATCGCCAAACCCGTCAGGCGATGCTGGGCGCCCTGGAACATCTGGCCATCACTCCGCTCTCCCGCCTTGCCGGCAAGAAACTGGAAGCCGAGGATTTCGACAAACTCATGGTTCTGGATACACCGCGCGATCTCCTGACCTGGCTCGAACAGCCGCAGAAAATCCGTGAATCCTGGGATGCCTCCCGGTGGACCGCTTTTTGTTCGCGCTGCAGAGTCGATTATGGTTTTGATCCGGAAAAAGAGGGTGCACTGGCCGCGGCGGAAAAACTGGGACTACAGGCCGAGGAGAGCTGGCGCGGTGTCTGGCAGCGCGTCAAGGAAGCCCCCGGCTTGTACAGCAACCTGTACACGCAGCTGCGCCGCGCCAAACCGGCCGGACAGCTCCTCTTCGACAAGGAACCGTGGCCGGATGAAAATGAAAAGGAAGAGAACAGCCTTCGTCAGGCCTTGCTGGCCATGAGCAGCTTGAATGAAGAACAGACACGTCAGCAGATCACCTCACTGGAGGAGCAACACAGCATCCGGCGTTCGTGGATCTGGGCACAGTTGGGTGAAGCGAATCTGGCGCTGACCCTGCACCATCTGGTGCTTCTGTCCCGGGAGACGGCCACAGTGATCGGCGGCGCCACACCGGACGAAATGGCCCGGGGCTATATGGAAAGCGGTCAATCCGCCGATCGCGCGGTCTGGCAGGCGATGACCGCGGTTACCAGCGGTGAAGACCGGAAAGCGGTGGCCGCCGCCATTCGCGCGCTCTATCTGCCCTGGCTGGAAAAATGCGCCGCCCATTTCCAGAAAGTGGTTCAATCTCATCCACTCCCCTTCGCAGCACCGGCGGTTACCAGCGAGAAGAGCTGCTGGCTCTTTTGCGATGGACTGCGTTTCGATCTCGCCCTGCGTTTGCAGGAGCTGCTGCAGGGGCGGGACTGTACCGTCGCATTGACCAGTCGTTGGTCCGCCTTGCCCACGGTGACCGCCACAGCCAAGCCGGCGGTCTCGCCCGTCGCTGCGGCTTTAATTGGCAAGGGCATGGACGAAGAGTTCAATCCCGTTTTCACCGCCTCCGGGCAAGCCTTGAATCATGAACGTTTTAAAAAGGCGCTGACGGAACAAGGGATTCAGTTCCTCGAGAATGGCGAGACCGGCGAACCCGGGTCCGCCTCCTCCGCATGGACCGAATGGGGACAATTCGACCGGCTCGGCCATGATCTTGGCGCCGTCATGGCCCATCACATCGAGGAACAGCTTGCATTGTTGGCCGGACGCATCCAGGAGTTGCTTCGGGCCGGCTGGGAGCGCATCCACCTGGTTACCGATCACGGCTGGCTGCTGGTTCCTGGCGGTTTTCCCAAAGTGGATCTGCCCAAATATCTGGTCGCCAGCCGCTGGGCGCGTTGTGCGGCCGTCAGGGAGAGCGCGCATGTGGAGATGCCCACCGCGCCCTGGCACTGGAACAACAATGAGCACTTTGCCTATGCGCCGGATATCCACTGCTTTGGAAAAGGACACGAGTACGCCCATGGCGGAATAAGCCTGCAGGAGTGCCTGATTCCGGAGATGACCATTCAGGGCGTCTGCAGCAGCGCGCCTAAAACCGTCGCCATCAGAAGCGTGCAATGGACGGGCATGAGGTGTCGGGTGCAGATCGATCCGGTGCAGGATGTTCAGGCCGATTTGCGCACCAAGCCCAATGATCCCGCTTCATCCATCACCACCGCGAAAGAGTTCGATCCACAGGGCAGCGTCGCGCTGCTGGTGCCGGACGATAATCTGGATGGCACTGTAGTGAGTCTGGTGATCAGCGACCAGGCCGGGGTCCTCCTGGCCAAACAAATTACTACGGTTGGAGGAAAAGAGTAG
- a CDS encoding IS256 family transposase: MPKCTNHSIPFQAENALFPSELESVLKEGARTLLQLAIEAEVAEFIENYKDRRDGSGHRLVVRNGHHREREILSSLGRIRIRQPRLDDRQLVKTGEQRFTSRLLPPYLRKVPSIENLLPILYLKGISSQDFPTALASILGDHAKGLSANTLVRLKEKWEDQFLQWCRRDLSQKRYIYIWADGVYFNVRLNDATPCILIIIGADEQGRKELLAVADGERESELSWTGLLVDLKSRGLKIPPSLAVADGALGFWAALDKVWPGTLQQRCWIHKTKNVLDKLPKKHHSHAKAMIIDMYMAACYKDALSAYKQFGAVFSDKYPKAVECLEKDFDQLFTFYSFPAIHWIHIRTTNPIESTFATVRLRTRRTKGCGSRNATLTMVFQLCCEAEKRWKKLKGSEWLHHVAAGEEFIDGQLASEVDSKKNVA; this comes from the coding sequence ATGCCAAAATGTACAAACCACAGCATTCCTTTCCAAGCTGAAAATGCACTATTCCCAAGCGAACTTGAATCAGTTTTAAAAGAGGGTGCGAGAACTCTACTGCAATTGGCCATTGAAGCAGAAGTAGCCGAGTTCATTGAAAACTACAAAGACCGTCGGGATGGCTCTGGACATCGGCTGGTTGTGCGCAATGGCCATCACCGGGAGAGAGAGATTCTCAGCTCACTTGGACGGATTCGTATCCGCCAACCCCGCCTGGACGATAGGCAGTTAGTAAAGACTGGAGAACAACGATTCACCAGCCGGCTTCTGCCGCCCTATCTGCGCAAGGTGCCCTCGATCGAGAATTTGCTGCCGATCTTATACCTCAAAGGCATTTCCAGTCAGGATTTTCCGACCGCATTGGCCTCCATCCTGGGTGATCATGCTAAAGGTTTATCGGCCAACACACTGGTTCGTTTAAAAGAGAAATGGGAAGATCAATTTCTGCAATGGTGCCGACGCGATCTGAGTCAAAAAAGATACATTTACATCTGGGCCGATGGGGTGTATTTCAATGTGCGCTTGAATGATGCAACACCTTGTATTTTAATCATTATTGGCGCCGACGAGCAAGGCCGGAAAGAACTTCTGGCCGTTGCCGACGGTGAGCGCGAAAGCGAATTGAGCTGGACTGGCCTGCTAGTCGATCTGAAAAGTCGTGGTCTGAAGATACCACCCAGTCTGGCTGTTGCTGATGGAGCACTCGGTTTCTGGGCAGCCTTGGATAAAGTGTGGCCGGGCACCTTACAGCAGCGGTGCTGGATCCACAAAACCAAAAATGTTTTGGACAAGTTACCGAAAAAACATCATAGCCATGCCAAGGCAATGATCATCGATATGTATATGGCGGCCTGTTATAAAGATGCTCTTTCTGCCTATAAACAATTCGGTGCCGTCTTTAGCGATAAATATCCCAAAGCCGTCGAGTGTCTGGAGAAGGACTTTGATCAACTATTCACATTCTACAGCTTTCCGGCCATTCACTGGATTCATATCCGTACTACTAATCCTATAGAATCGACCTTTGCCACAGTCCGCTTGCGCACTCGTCGTACCAAAGGATGTGGATCCAGAAACGCTACCTTGACTATGGTTTTCCAGCTTTGCTGTGAAGCAGAAAAACGCTGGAAAAAATTAAAAGGGTCTGAATGGCTACACCATGTGGCCGCTGGCGAGGAATTTATTGATGGCCAGCTGGCTTCCGAAGTTGATTCTAAAAAAAATGTTGCCTAA
- the brxL gene encoding BREX system Lon protease-like protein BrxL, with the protein MELDVLDQKAAAAFDGYLVRKDLVRKYSRQYPVPTYVVEFLLGRYCATVNEHEIEEGLQIVERQLKDRTVRTGQEGLFQSWAREKGSVKLIDIVRARLDAKTDSYVAELPSLTLRDVRISDRLVHEHERMLTDGFYAEVTLSYDATIAQEQYGRPFAIDSLRAIQLSKSDVLDLLFRARRSFSTEEWKNLLIRSIGLEPEALSERAKWVVFLRMIPFVERNYNLVELGPRGTGKSHIYQQISPYSHLISGGKATVAKMFVNNASGQRGLVCLYDVVCFDEISGISFDTKEGVNIMKGYMASGEFSRGKESIRASGSMVMVGNFDVDVEQQQRIGHLLSPLPEEMRDDTAFMDRLHAYAPGWDFPKLNPHEHLTDHFGLVSDYLSECWTRLRDISRLPALQGRANWGGALSGRDIEAVNKSISGLIKLLHPDPEMPISDQDLESVIRVALEARRRVKEQQKRCLKTEFRNTHFSYFMGVEGIEQFVSTPELHSDEAIDADPLPPGQVWAISPGGPDSAPALYRIEVTSGPGSGVKILNAPIPPAFRESVRFGEQNLYTRSRQLVGDRDPRGHEFSVQMRAMDMDRSGNGLGLPVLIALCGSLIERSVKGGLIIVGALNLGGSVEMIANPVALAELAVDKKATGLLMPISSRKQLFELPDELATRINIEFYADAADALLKAVMD; encoded by the coding sequence ATGGAACTCGATGTATTGGATCAAAAAGCCGCAGCCGCCTTTGATGGCTATCTGGTGCGCAAGGACCTGGTGCGCAAGTACAGCCGCCAGTACCCGGTGCCGACCTATGTGGTCGAGTTCCTCCTGGGACGCTATTGCGCCACGGTGAATGAACATGAAATCGAAGAGGGATTGCAGATCGTCGAGCGGCAGCTCAAGGATCGCACCGTGCGCACCGGCCAGGAGGGATTGTTTCAGTCGTGGGCGCGGGAGAAAGGGTCGGTGAAGCTGATCGACATTGTGCGCGCCCGTCTCGATGCGAAAACCGACAGCTATGTGGCCGAGCTGCCCAGTCTGACTCTGCGCGACGTGCGCATCAGCGACCGGCTGGTGCACGAACACGAGCGCATGCTCACCGACGGTTTTTATGCGGAGGTCACGCTCTCCTACGACGCCACCATCGCCCAGGAGCAGTACGGCCGGCCCTTTGCCATCGATTCGCTGCGCGCCATCCAGTTGAGCAAATCGGATGTGCTGGATCTGCTTTTCCGCGCGCGGCGCTCCTTTTCAACCGAAGAATGGAAAAACCTGCTCATCCGTTCAATTGGCCTGGAGCCGGAGGCGTTGAGCGAGAGGGCGAAATGGGTGGTCTTTTTGCGCATGATCCCGTTCGTCGAGCGCAATTATAATCTGGTCGAACTGGGACCGCGCGGCACGGGCAAAAGCCATATCTATCAGCAGATTTCGCCCTATTCCCATCTCATCTCCGGCGGCAAAGCCACGGTGGCCAAGATGTTTGTCAACAATGCCAGTGGCCAGCGTGGACTGGTCTGCCTCTACGATGTGGTCTGTTTCGACGAAATCTCCGGCATCTCCTTCGATACCAAGGAGGGCGTCAACATCATGAAGGGCTACATGGCCTCGGGCGAATTTTCCCGCGGCAAGGAGAGCATCCGCGCCTCCGGCAGCATGGTCATGGTCGGCAATTTTGACGTCGATGTCGAGCAGCAGCAGCGTATCGGCCACCTGTTGTCGCCCCTGCCCGAAGAGATGCGCGACGACACCGCTTTCATGGACCGGCTTCATGCCTATGCGCCGGGCTGGGATTTCCCCAAGCTGAATCCGCACGAACACTTGACCGATCATTTCGGCCTGGTCAGCGATTATCTCTCGGAGTGCTGGACCAGGCTGAGGGATATCAGCCGGTTGCCGGCGCTGCAGGGACGGGCCAACTGGGGCGGCGCCTTGAGCGGCCGCGATATCGAGGCGGTCAACAAATCCATCAGTGGACTGATCAAGCTGCTGCATCCCGACCCGGAGATGCCGATTTCTGATCAGGATTTAGAGTCCGTCATCCGGGTCGCCCTGGAGGCCCGGCGCCGGGTCAAGGAGCAGCAGAAGCGCTGCCTCAAGACCGAGTTCCGCAACACCCATTTCAGTTATTTCATGGGCGTGGAGGGCATCGAGCAGTTTGTCTCGACGCCCGAGCTGCACAGCGATGAAGCCATAGACGCTGATCCCCTGCCGCCCGGGCAGGTGTGGGCGATCTCGCCGGGTGGACCCGACAGCGCGCCGGCGCTCTATCGCATTGAAGTCACCTCGGGTCCCGGCAGCGGCGTCAAGATACTGAATGCGCCGATCCCGCCGGCCTTTCGCGAGAGCGTCCGCTTTGGCGAGCAGAATCTCTATACGCGGTCGCGGCAGCTGGTGGGGGATCGCGATCCCCGCGGCCATGAATTCTCCGTGCAGATGCGCGCCATGGACATGGACCGGTCCGGGAATGGCCTGGGGCTGCCGGTGTTGATCGCGCTCTGCGGCAGTCTCATCGAACGTAGCGTCAAGGGCGGATTGATCATTGTCGGCGCCTTGAATCTGGGCGGCTCGGTGGAGATGATCGCCAATCCGGTGGCGTTGGCCGAGCTGGCGGTGGACAAGAAAGCGACCGGTCTGCTGATGCCGATCTCCTCCCGCAAGCAGCTGTTCGAATTGCCGGATGAGCTGGCCACACGCATCAATATCGAGTTCTATGCCGACGCGGCCGATGCGCTGCTGAAGGCGGTAATGGATTAA
- a CDS encoding ATP-binding protein: MLMTKIILKNWKNFQDLELPFRERAFIVGPNASGKSNLLDAIRFMRDIVKQAGGFQYAVARRGGVAKIRCLSARQDSNATLEIHLSHSFSDVHPEWQYRLSFRHAGGGIRRSEGLILEEVICKQGEIIGERHNTDSIEEDDWKFTLLEQPVSNKKFREIYDFFKDIQYLHVVPQLIREADSYVLTSGREDFYGRNLLEAMAKKNANTRESYFNRINQFLKIAVPQLEEMKFVSDQKTGIPHLQATYKHWRAKGAKQQEKQFSDGTLRLVGFLWAILDGSGLLLLEEPELYLHSAIIKQMAEYIARFQRKRDKSLRQVFITTHSYELLDNQGIGSDELIVLRTDSESTQAQIGSEVKEIRDYLDKGFSPAEAVIPYVAPKQVEQLSLLKED, encoded by the coding sequence ATGTTAATGACTAAGATTATTTTGAAAAACTGGAAAAATTTCCAGGATCTTGAACTCCCATTTCGGGAGAGAGCATTCATTGTGGGTCCAAATGCATCAGGAAAATCCAATTTGTTAGATGCTATCAGATTTATGCGTGATATTGTCAAACAAGCAGGAGGTTTTCAATATGCCGTTGCAAGAAGAGGTGGTGTGGCAAAGATCCGCTGTTTGTCTGCTCGTCAGGATTCTAATGCCACCCTGGAGATACATCTTTCCCATTCTTTTTCAGATGTACATCCTGAATGGCAATATCGTTTAAGCTTTCGTCATGCTGGTGGCGGTATAAGAAGAAGTGAAGGCCTAATCCTTGAGGAGGTCATCTGCAAACAAGGGGAAATTATCGGCGAACGTCATAATACTGATTCAATAGAAGAAGATGATTGGAAGTTTACACTACTGGAGCAACCTGTATCAAACAAAAAATTCAGAGAGATATATGATTTTTTTAAAGATATTCAATATTTGCATGTCGTTCCGCAACTTATAAGAGAAGCAGATTCTTATGTTCTTACATCAGGCAGGGAAGATTTTTATGGACGTAATTTGCTTGAGGCAATGGCAAAAAAGAATGCAAATACCAGAGAGTCATATTTTAATCGCATTAATCAATTCCTTAAAATTGCAGTTCCACAACTAGAAGAAATGAAATTTGTATCTGATCAAAAAACTGGCATTCCTCATCTGCAGGCAACTTATAAGCATTGGCGTGCAAAAGGTGCCAAGCAACAGGAAAAACAATTCTCGGATGGTACATTGCGCCTTGTTGGATTTCTATGGGCAATACTGGATGGTTCAGGACTGCTCTTATTGGAAGAACCTGAACTATACTTACACTCGGCGATCATCAAGCAGATGGCGGAGTATATTGCCCGATTTCAACGAAAACGAGATAAAAGTTTGCGTCAAGTATTTATTACCACACATAGCTACGAATTATTAGATAATCAGGGAATCGGCAGCGATGAGCTAATAGTTTTGCGTACTGACAGTGAGAGTACTCAGGCACAAATTGGTTCTGAAGTTAAAGAAATCCGCGACTATTTAGATAAAGGATTTTCACCTGCTGAAGCAGTCATCCCCTATGTAGCACCAAAACAAGTAGAGCAATTGAGCCTTCTGAAAGAGGATTAA
- a CDS encoding DUF262 domain-containing protein, with protein sequence MKISAILDKIDEKQLFVPAFQREYVWKRDDAKQLIDSLIKEYPTGTMLLWETANPPALKGPHKYHKDQGAVRLLLDGQQRVTTLYMLIRGVIPPYYTIQEIVNDTRGLYVNLQTLELSYYMKTKMENNPYWQNITDVFQKKVDAFILQEQFKSLSAEISYPELQQLNANINAITRVLDREFPEQTIPVKATIREAIDIFYKVNASGVALTDAELALAQISGYWPEARDRFKAKLYELEKHGFVFHLDFVVYVLLGCLYHLGSDMKKLHGSENKEVLQSAWDILENQIIDYVVNIMRTHAYVDHSDEINSVYALVPIIVYCFDKKGKPLSDQEIKKMVKWFYYSQIRSRYVSQLPQKLDRDLRCLAESKQPFDDLLQVIADENRLEIMPFEFVGRAIQHPLFSMTRWYLKSKNAVCLTTGISLHHPMGKKYQLELDHIFPYSLLKKAGYGWENRVKYALAQEFTNRAILTKLANRTKSDSSAADYLRAVKQNFPNSLALQSIPEDEALWQIENYEFFLEKRREMLAAELNAFLENITSTELTQVPASTEDLIAEGESEGLEFKSTLRWDLKQGEINKALEDVIMKTVAAFANSQGGILFIGVDDDGKVLGLKHDYHSLGNVDKDKFELHLRNLLNQHFEKGFVATKIKISFPLVEDEEICQIEVATSPEPIVLKFKDRNGALVEKFYVRSGNSSQEIPMSEFNKYIKTHFQG encoded by the coding sequence ATGAAAATCTCGGCAATTTTGGACAAGATTGACGAAAAACAACTTTTTGTTCCGGCATTCCAGCGCGAGTATGTATGGAAACGGGATGATGCCAAACAGCTTATTGATTCGCTCATCAAGGAATATCCGACCGGTACCATGCTTTTATGGGAAACCGCCAATCCGCCAGCATTAAAGGGGCCGCATAAATATCATAAAGACCAGGGTGCGGTTCGACTATTGCTCGATGGACAGCAGCGCGTCACTACGCTTTACATGTTGATTCGCGGTGTTATACCACCTTATTATACTATCCAAGAAATTGTCAATGATACGAGGGGATTATATGTGAATTTGCAGACGCTGGAACTTTCATATTATATGAAAACCAAGATGGAGAATAATCCTTATTGGCAAAACATTACAGATGTATTTCAAAAAAAAGTCGACGCATTCATTTTACAGGAGCAATTTAAATCCTTAAGTGCAGAAATTAGCTATCCTGAGTTGCAGCAGCTGAATGCTAACATTAATGCAATTACTCGTGTACTGGATCGTGAATTTCCCGAACAAACCATTCCAGTGAAAGCTACCATTCGGGAAGCGATAGATATTTTTTACAAGGTTAATGCCAGCGGTGTCGCGCTAACAGACGCAGAACTGGCTCTGGCCCAAATTTCCGGTTATTGGCCAGAGGCAAGAGATCGGTTCAAAGCCAAACTATATGAATTAGAGAAACATGGATTTGTTTTTCATCTGGATTTTGTGGTCTATGTTCTATTAGGTTGTCTCTATCATTTAGGTTCTGATATGAAGAAGCTGCATGGCAGTGAAAATAAGGAAGTGCTTCAGTCAGCATGGGATATCCTGGAAAACCAGATTATTGACTATGTGGTCAATATAATGCGGACGCATGCATACGTCGATCATAGCGATGAAATCAATTCGGTTTATGCGCTGGTTCCCATAATCGTCTATTGTTTTGACAAGAAGGGAAAGCCACTTTCTGATCAGGAAATCAAAAAAATGGTGAAATGGTTTTACTATTCTCAAATACGCTCCCGCTATGTCAGCCAGCTCCCGCAAAAGCTTGATCGTGACTTGCGTTGCCTGGCAGAATCGAAACAACCATTCGATGATTTGCTGCAGGTGATTGCCGATGAAAACAGGTTGGAAATCATGCCGTTCGAATTTGTCGGTCGGGCGATCCAACATCCATTGTTTAGCATGACACGTTGGTATCTAAAAAGCAAGAATGCTGTGTGTTTGACAACAGGAATCAGCTTGCATCATCCCATGGGCAAGAAATATCAATTGGAACTCGATCATATTTTTCCATATTCCTTGCTAAAAAAAGCGGGCTATGGATGGGAAAACCGGGTTAAATATGCTCTGGCTCAGGAATTTACCAACCGCGCCATTCTCACCAAGCTTGCCAATCGGACGAAATCGGATTCATCAGCAGCAGATTATTTGAGAGCTGTAAAACAAAATTTCCCAAATTCATTAGCCCTGCAGAGCATCCCGGAAGATGAAGCATTATGGCAGATCGAAAATTACGAGTTTTTCCTGGAAAAACGGCGAGAAATGCTTGCGGCTGAGCTGAATGCATTCCTCGAAAATATCACTAGTACGGAGTTAACTCAGGTTCCTGCTTCTACAGAAGATCTGATCGCCGAAGGGGAAAGTGAAGGACTGGAATTCAAGTCAACGTTGAGATGGGATTTAAAGCAGGGAGAAATTAATAAAGCACTTGAAGATGTTATCATGAAAACCGTTGCCGCATTTGCGAACTCGCAAGGAGGCATCTTATTCATTGGAGTTGATGATGATGGCAAGGTACTAGGGTTGAAGCATGATTATCATTCGCTTGGAAATGTCGACAAAGATAAATTTGAACTCCATCTCAGAAACCTTCTTAATCAACATTTTGAAAAAGGCTTTGTGGCCACAAAGATAAAAATATCTTTTCCGTTGGTCGAGGATGAAGAAATATGTCAGATTGAGGTGGCCACATCGCCTGAACCCATCGTGCTCAAATTCAAGGATCGTAATGGCGCTCTTGTAGAAAAATTCTATGTTCGGAGTGGTAATTCGTCCCAAGAGATTCCTATGAGTGAATTTAACAAGTATATCAAGACTCATTTTCAAGGTTAG
- a CDS encoding DUF3800 domain-containing protein — protein sequence MPMDGNNLYIFIDEGGNLDFSNTGTAYFTLTALSRIRPFSTNLPLLNLKYDLWEEGIDFEYFHATTDSQRTRDRVFEILATQLQEFNIDSIIVDKRKTNPSLREHHLFYQKVFQILLNYIFHRYRGRFSRIFILTDEIPVNKKKSEVQKAIKTFIASYAGKVKGFYTIQHYSSKSDLNLQIVDYFNWAIFRKWERKDERSYRLIRGAVASEFDVFASGKTLYY from the coding sequence ATGCCAATGGATGGAAATAATCTCTACATATTTATTGATGAAGGAGGGAACCTCGATTTTTCAAACACAGGAACAGCCTATTTTACACTCACAGCGTTATCACGAATACGGCCATTTTCGACGAATTTGCCGTTGCTGAATCTCAAGTACGATTTGTGGGAGGAAGGGATTGATTTTGAATATTTCCATGCAACCACTGACTCTCAGCGTACTCGTGATAGAGTCTTTGAGATTCTCGCTACTCAGTTACAGGAATTCAATATAGACTCCATCATTGTGGATAAAAGAAAAACAAATCCATCATTGCGAGAACATCACTTGTTTTACCAGAAAGTATTCCAAATACTCCTGAATTATATTTTTCATCGTTATCGGGGAAGATTCAGCAGAATATTTATCTTGACCGATGAGATCCCAGTCAATAAGAAAAAGTCAGAAGTACAAAAAGCGATAAAAACATTTATAGCCAGCTATGCTGGAAAAGTGAAAGGTTTTTATACGATCCAACATTATTCGTCCAAATCTGATTTAAATCTTCAGATTGTTGATTATTTTAATTGGGCTATTTTTCGCAAGTGGGAGCGGAAGGATGAACGAAGCTATAGATTGATTCGAGGCGCTGTAGCAAGCGAATTTGATGTTTTTGCAAGCGGAAAGACATTGTACTATTAA